GTAGGTACGGTAATTGCTATCTGACTGTCTGTTGTGGATATCTGCAGCttccggtgatgtcacggtgacagaGCTGCTACATCTCTTCCGCTCCACTCTTGACATGGCGTGAATGCTGATTAATAGATGTCTCCCTGCTGCGTAATTGTGGggaactggctgtcaatcagcatgatggtaTCAGTCGCCCCCCCTgcgacagagcagcccagaagaggaagagctaGTCTGTTAACGTGAAGCagctgaattgctggcaggagTGGTCAGAGATCACTCAACCACCGGTTCCCGGTCAAAAAAGAGGGAGATGTTTAGAACTACCTGCACTATAAGttcttattcccccccccccaaaaaaaaaaaataataataataaaatagtcctcgaaaatccctttaaaatcaacctcaatttCAAGATCTAGGCTTATGGCAGCTGAATCAAATTTTTCTTGTTTGCATCTAGAGACTGAATACAATCTTGCTTCTAGGCAATCCACTGTGGTGGATAAATGACATTTTCATTGATACATTGTAGcaggataaaataaaaaaatgtgaccTTGCTGATGTATTTAGCTAGAATGGATACAATTATATTTCTTGATGTTTGTTGGCTTATTAGTGATCTCAGTAACAAAGATGTGAAACTCAGGCACATAACAGAATCTTTTTGTTGTTCAGCGATTAAAGGCCATTCTGGTTGTAGGTAAATAAAGGTTAAAGTACTAAATAGTATAAAACCCAAATCGTACACAttatgcagtattttttttttaaaaacaaggcTATCTATATTTGACTAGAAATTGTTATTAAAAAGCATATTCTTACAAAAATATTTTAACACTGTACATTTTGTATTGGAAGTGATGATTTTCATTTATTTGCATCTACAAAAGTAAACTTTGAAagcaacaaacaaacaaaaaaaacataaaaaggaaCAACACTGTACACTTTCCGCCCGTTTCAGTTAGTGCAATGCACAAAAgggccaattcatcaagactgcTGTCTCGTACGCTTTCTAGAGTAAGATGCAGAAAAGTCCACTGCTTAATGAATTAGGCTCAGTTGTAATTTATACTAAATTTGTGTTGTAAATATTAATGAATTGGTTGGGCTCAAATAGACCATATCCCTCAACTCTTCAAAAAGATGTCAGAGCTGGCAATAGCAAAAAAAATAGCAGATCTTCAATCAACTAGTTTTTGCACAAAAATTTGCAACAGTTTTCTTGGGAAAGACATCACTTTTTGTAATAATTCTTAAATTCCACAGATGTTGTATACTTAACATATACTTTGCAAGTTAACAATTTAAATAATACCAGTGCAATTTACATTGGAGGAAATAAACACAATAGATCAATGACATTTGGACAGCAGAGAACGAGTTTTACAGTTACTCTCAGTTACTGTAACATAGTATCGCAGAACATCACGTGCCCACCAAGTACAACAGACAAGTGAAAGTGAAGGCACAATTATTGGGTGCTGAGGCTGCTGTCATACTAAGGCCTTGCGGCTTGAAGTGCTCACAACAAACATGTTAAGGTGAATCCGTCAACAGTGTTCTGCCATATAATCTGAGAGTGAATGATGTAGGGTCTCAGAGCCCGATTCCAAGGATCAGTCCTTTACTAGGTGGTGTGTTTCAATACAAATCTGTGGATTCTTACTAAAGAACTAGGGGTCTCATGCCATGTAGTCCTGCTGCTCTGTGTCACCACAACCCAATCATCGATTAGCAGATTTCTGTCAatgtacagtatacacagaaagctgacaataAGTGGTGTGGGCTGGGGTATACAAAACTCAGTGTTCAGAACACCGCTAAATCTGCAAAGAAAACTGTGATTTTTGTCAAAATCAGTTTGCATCCACATCGCTGGAATCCTGCCCTCAGaacacagcaaaaacctggtgtGAGATTCCCTTTGACCACCCGAATCCAATCTAAACGTGTCTGTAAGGTAATCACCATCTTCCCTGTTTTTCCAGCATCGCAGCGGTACTCTTCGGGATTATGTGATCGCTCATCTTTTCTGGCTCGCACAGGGACTAGTGTGTGGGGCGATGCCACTTccaccaatgtaagcctatggagcatcagaattaGGTTTCATGGACTTGCATTGTGAAAGCACCTTTTGGTCCACCCAAACCTGTGTATGTGCCAGTCGGATTTGAGGATACGTGATCCAGAAGAGCAATGCTGGAAACCGGCAGTTGCAAGTACGGTAGTTAAATGCACCTACACTACATTACAGACACATTTGGGAGCCACTAGGGAAGACAATTTTTGCCAGGAGTGCTTCATTAAGGGAGCCCAAAATAGTCCCTTTACCGCAAACACCAAGGAACCAGCACTTGTGTAATAGTGGTGAGGCATGGATTTTGCATTGGAGTCAGAGATTCAAGCTACACCTCTGACAAACCCTGTTTTTTAGTTTacgggtgcatttttttttttcttttttaatataccCAATAGAAGACTAGTTCTCAGTTACACAGAAATAAATAcacgtttacaaaaaaaaaaaagtgtgtacatATGTATTAGTGTGCATATTCACTAggaattttttaaacatttcaggTGAAGATACTTTTTCTAAATTTCACTAATTTCTTCAAAAATTGATAAGGTGCAGTGTCTTAAGAAGGAAGTATCCAATTTTTATTAGTGACATGCAAGCTAGAAAACCCTACTCCTCCTGCTCGAAGGTAAAAGGTATAAGTAGTAATTGATAGTAAAAAGCTACACAAGCCATAGAAAAAGTGTTGTAAAATTGTGCCAAATTGCATTCAGTGTTAGACCAATCCGATAAATAGTGTATAACGTATGACGAACATTAAAAGTAATTTGGCTtcagaatacaaaaaaaaaaaaaaaaaaactacacatagaaAAAGCAATATACAGACACATATCATCCATCGTGAGAACTGTCAAAGGTTATATCCAAAACTCTTAATACAAAACCGCTCAATATACAATATTTTGCTTTGAAAATGTATTTCTACTCTAATTTTTATACCGAGGGCAATGTTTAAAATTTGTGTTAAAACGCAATTGATATTCCTTATAAACGGActgaattgcacatttttttaattGGATTTAGCTTTAAAATGTGGTAAGAATTTAGACCTAGGCAAAATTTTTTAAAGAATTTCTACTTGTAGACAAAAAGCTCATTTATTTCTTTGCACAGACTTCTGCTAGTGTCCTGAATTTAGGCTCTAATTGGTTTAAAAAGTCCAGTTTGTCATCCTCTCGAAGTTCGCTGCAGCAGCCTacagatccagccacagatcctttTCCCTCATAGTTGTACGGCACAACATAATCCTCGCCACGTTGATGGTCTTCATCCTGTCCGCACATGTATAGTTTCTGCCAATGGAAAATAAACAAAATGTAATATACGGTACTTATAAAGGCAACAATATTCATGAAATGATGTTACTTTTGCAGGCTATAATCCTCACTCACTTTGATTTCTGCTCAAAAAGAAATGTGTTTGCTATGGGTGGCCGACGCTTTTTAAAGTCTTTTATGCACGAGGGAATATGCAGTTTTTATTTATGTATGCAATAGTTGGACATCTATGATAACAAACAACCTATCCTTTAGTAATTCATCAAATTCAGCTACAATAGAAACATATCTCCGACAAAGCATCACATGAAAGTACTTACATCTCCAAGATGAGTGTTCACAAAACTGTGCCACTCTCCATAATTGTGTCTGCTTCCATCCATCATGTGATGTCCATCTCTAAGAGACTGGTATGTTAGTCTGCCACCAGTGGAGTCTGAATGCAGATTGGTTTGTTTTATGGTCTGCGTTAGGTGTTGTCCCATTTGGGAAACATTTTGTCCACCTTCATGTCCACTGGGTGGAGCATTTCCGACAATATCAGGATTTACCATGATCACAGGAACTTTATAATTGCTTTCCTGTAAGATAATGAGATCACTTAATAGTCGATAGTACTGAAACGTAGAAAGTAACCAATCTTAAACAGGCCTTTGTCCATCCAATATTTTTAAACAGAAGGGTGCGATTACGTTTAACTTTTGCTGGCATCCACCGTGCCCCGCTCTATTATAGCGAGGGTGGCATCAATGTCATGCAACTAGCACCACAGCAACTGCTACTTTCAGAAATGGCTTCAATTTCAGCAACtaaaccccttagatgctgttgcCAATCTTGAAAGTAGCATTTAAGTGGTTTGAAATAGAGGAGATGCTCCTCTATTTGGCGAGTGCCGGTGGTGTGGTCATGGCAATCTGAGATCCATAAAAGGTTCCCAGGTGTATGCCATAGGAGAATGTCAATTATATAAAGCGATCACAGGTTCAAGTTAGTGGGACTAATTAAAAACGTTTTAAAAGAATTAGCATATGTGATATAGCAACAGTTATCTGAACTGATATAATACGGATCACATATGGTAAATGTCGAAACAGAAAAAACATGGAACAGGAAAAGAAAGTTCTATGGACCTTAAAATATTATCAATAAAAACTATGGCTCATCCCACACACAAAActacataaataaataacaaaataaaatgttctttattttttatCACCACAATTCTACTAACCCATAGAACAAATTTACCAGGTTAATTGTACAGCAAAGTGACCATCGTAAAAACAAAACCATTCTACcctaaattacatttttactattTTTATAGCATACTATACTGTATAGTAAAATTAATGATTCTATTCAAAACTACATTTCTCCTTGCTAGAAACAAGTCCTGCATAGCTATGTCGACAAAAATAAAACAGTTacagcagggaaaaaaaaaaagtcccatacACTCACCATAACATCTGCTCCAGGTGCTTCAGTGTTGTTGATAAGTAGATTTTGCTGTGGTCCATCATCAATGAAGCCCCCTTTAGCTATACCTGCTCCAGATCCGCACAGGCAGGCCGTTAACAAACCTATAGGACATAGAAACATAATAAATATTTACATGATACCCCTCCCACAAAGTATTATCATATGGCCAAGCTGTCACTATGTTCTGGCTGTGACCATAGTTGAACGTTTCAATTAATAATAACTATGAATACAATCCTTTCATATCATCACTGTGCTGGATATTTCAGCCATAATGCTCCTGTTTGTAATGACCAATGAAATCACAAGATTCCTGCCGCAAACTGGATGGGTTTCTAACATAACTGTACGCAATCTGAGATAATTCTGACCCCACCAACTTTAATTACCGGGACACAATCAACAGCAGTCATAGCATGTAAGGTGTAGAACATACATAGAGGAGGATGCTTTATTTGTGTGGTCACCCCCACAACATGATCACGATATACAGACAGGTTACCGCAGCAGTGACCAGAGTAAACCACCAGGTCTATAATTGGTTGCCTATAACTGGTGCAACATTACTAGGAATTCAAAACCATTAAAGAAATGATCAAAGGAACACTGATTGAGGTTaaccagaatgaaaaaaaaataaaaatagtgttttacatttaaaaaataaaaatctatttggATTTAGATAGCCAATCAGAAAAAGAAAACCCACAAACACACAGTTTATAAAAACGAATGGCTGTTCGAAGATTggaaaaaattaaaacaacggCTTGGTGTTTAAGACAAACATTTTTTACTTTCTTGAATGTCTTTATTCCACAGACAACTGAATAAACAAGAACACAAATAAAAATTAACTTACAAAGAAGTAACGCGAACAGCAGTGCTGACAGGACCATGACGAGAATAGCCAGACCTCCAAGAGAAGTATTTTTATCAGCCGCTCGGTTGGTGCAAGTGAGACTATCAAAGCAATCGCACTTTCGAACAACGATTTCCTGTGTAATGCCATAACCTTGCTTGTCAACTATTTTCATTGGAACTACGTAAGTTCCAAGTGGAAGGCTGCCGATTTCTTCTATACGTGCAGAATTTCCTACAGAAAAGAGATATAAATGTGGGCAAATGTAATTTGTTACCAGTTTTTATGTATTGGGCATAAATTGCGCTTTTGGGTTCATAAATAAAGTCGTACAAAACAATTAACACTGAAATAGTCTACCAATAATTTAGGACAGCTATAAATTACTCAGGGGCATGGTTTTGATACATTTGCATATAAAACACCAACCAATGAAATTGGCAGGTCTAAATTAATTTGGTCACACGCTATTAAGAAAAAAAGATTATCCATAGTGGAAATATTCAGTATTATGGGAAGATTAAACTTTTTATCCATAAATATGTTGCCAATGGCATAAGGCACATCCAGCGACATAGTACATACCATCCTGAGTAGCAATGCGCCAGTTCTTTGTGACAGTTGCATCTCTGCTGCTATCCAAGGCAAAATTGTAGGGATTGCCATGGGGCACACTGTCATCATCACTTGCTTCAATCTCTGCATAGGTTCGGCCAAGTTGGCAAATAGTATATTCACTTCTTGGTACAACAGGAAAGTTGTCATTCACGTCTTCAATTGTCATTACTAATGTGCAGGTTCCAGATTTTCCACCTAGttgtaaggaaaaaaaataaataaataaaataaaaaatttctatctatctatctatctatctatctatatatatatatatatatatatatatatatatatataactaagtTGCACTCTTGTTTAACCACAGTCATTTAACCCGTTATGTACAAATGAAAGGTAGAACATTTTCTAAAGAAAATTCACAGCAATTTTAAAGATTTTCACCTGCGGTCATTCAATAGCAAAATGTATCTCTTTGGCTAAACATCTGCCTTGGTTCTACCTTTTACTCTTCTAGGGAAAAACATGGTTGCATCATATCAAGATTAGAGAGCAACCAAATGAAGATATACCCAAGAATGATCAAAACGTGAAATAAGCTGCAACCTCTTGAGCTCATTCTTCATCCATCCTTGTGCAAACATTGACATTACGCATCTCTAGACTCAAAATGCAAGTAAAATAAAACCACATCAAAACAAATATTGATAATACAGAGGAGAAAAGCTTACTTTGATCAGTTGCCAAAATTGTTACATTGTATTGATGAGTTGGAATATCCTTAGACTCATAGTCCAAAACTTTTGCTGTTGTTATCCGGCCAGTATTTGCATCAACTTTAACCAAGGACAGACTATCTGTCAAAATCTTGTACCTGTGGTGAAGTATTCATTATTAgtacactaaaataaaaaataaagtgaacgAGAACCAGTGCATTTCAAGGAGGTGCCTAGGATttcaaaaacatggctgctttaatACCAAAACATGTCCGCAGGCTGAGCATAATATTGCAGCTCAACCCTACTAGCCACAATGGAGCAGAGACACTGTAGCATGCACAACCCACGGTCAGGAATGGTGCAGTCACTGGTCGCAGCCAGGATTTTCTAATCCTGCACAGTCCTTTTAAGAGTGGATAAATACAAAGGCACTTACTGAATTCCAGAGCTGCTCTTAGTCTCAGGGTCAATTGCTGGGAAGTCAGTAACAACAATTCCGGCTGTCTGATTTTCTTTCACACGCACTTCTTTAATTACGGGTTGGCACTCGGGTCCCTCATCCACATCTTTGACAATGACCGTAACTGGAATAGTGTTTACACCACTGGTTTTTGTTCCGGCCTGTGTTACAAGGCTCACTTCATTAGCAACCGCCACTTGTAACACAAATCGTTTGGTTTCCTCATAGTTTATTGCCTAAAGACAAAAGGAAATTTTATTTGACAGTTGTCCACATTAGAGTTATTGCTGAATAGTAAATTTTAAACAGGATAGGGCCCATTCAAACGTCCAATTCTCACACAGGAGTGCCAGCTGTGGTTTTTACGAATAGCACTCATACCTGTAACAGTCGATGGGTCccattcacatgtccgtgattttcACAGACAAAGGTTGTTGGAAAATCAAGGAGTCgggtcaaaatcggcaatgcaaattaATGTGTCTGAAAATATCGGACagcgatagggaatttagattgtgagccccatcggggacagcgacgataatgtgtgcaacctgtaaagcgctgcggaatatgttagcgctatataaaaataaagattattattattaacactgACAACCGCAGAATGCCGTCTGATTTTCACTGTCAGAAtggagattttttattttaatgaaagTCTGATCTAATAAAAATCAGCCCATTTTTCATTATGTGAAAGTTGGGAGTGTGAATGAGCTCTGAGTATAACAGTCATGTATGGTAAGAGGATGCAGTCCATCACATATTCCATATGTAATTTAGTACAGGATTGTACACCGCGCCCTTGATCTGCATATGAAGCATGGCAAGCCAGACAAATAATCacataaaaaaacattaaaactaTTTTCTCATTTTATGTCCAGCTACCTGCTTGCCAAAGGCAGGGTGCTCCTCATTACTGACAGTACGGAATAGTGGCATGGTCGCAGCTCTGGTCCGAACTCGGTGCTCTTCCATGCTACAAGCAGAGACAGCATTGCATATGCAGCTCAGAGGCTGACCAGACCGAGCCAGcttgtgagtagagttgagcgaatttgttcaggttccctcttattaggcaagctatagctcttaccgaataagctgcagaggaaacctgcAGGATACCGCTGGCtgatcggtgccgcagctgcatgtatcgcggctgtgtcacagtcacagcacatgcatgggctCTCAATGCATGGGTTGTGACTGTCACAAGCCAGTGGTCTTTGCTTAGGACACTGGGGGCTACTGGAGTCTGGAcggaaaaaaaattaattctgtagTACACTGCTCATTGCtcaaaattaataaaaaacaaactttAAACTAATTTGgaattttacccatttaagaagACGTGACAACCCCTCGGTTAAATGGGTATATACACAAGAATGAGAGGATGGGATTATTACAGATACTAAGTTATAGATGTCATTTTACCACAGAAATAGCACCACACATGTCTAATGGCTAAGTCTAGTACTGCAGCTCCACCTCATTCAAGGAAAAACATTACCATACACAACAAATGGCAGAGAGAAACTCTGTTACAGGGGAAGAAAATACCTTCAAGAGATTTCCTCCGTATATCTTAGAGGAAACCATCACACTGGTCATTTATTTGTATGCAACAGAAGTCGCAATATTATATAAAAATATGAAGTCTTTACCTTGATAACACGGAGCATTCCCTCATTTGTTTTTGGATCAGTAGTAATATTAAAATGACCCAACCCGTTTCCTTGGGTGATGGAAAACAGAGCTCTCCAGTTTGACGTGTTAACCAGGTCATCGTCTAATATGGGGATTCGCAGTATGACCATTCCACTTTCATTTTCATTTACTTCTACTTCATACTGATGGAAAGAATCATAGGAATATTAGTAAATGTGGAATAAAGGACACAGATGAAGATGATTTATTCACAGATTGGAGTACTTGGAAAGGTCCCTTCTTGTAGTAAATGCGGCACTTTATTCTACAGTCATTATACGTTAGTGTATCAAGGATACTATACAAAACGGAAACACTTACCGACTGCTTAACGAAGGTGGGAGCATAATCATTGACGTCCACCACAGTTACAGACATTGTTCCGGTGGAAGATAAAGCCCCTATACCGCCTCCCATATCACGAACTTCAACTATAAGGGTGTAGTGGTCTTGAGTCTTGAACATAATCAAATACAGCA
This is a stretch of genomic DNA from Ranitomeya variabilis isolate aRanVar5 chromosome 6, aRanVar5.hap1, whole genome shotgun sequence. It encodes these proteins:
- the LOC143782671 gene encoding desmocollin-2-like; amino-acid sequence: MGCRRRCLLGCFLALLLPLIVLGKSCHKVKLTVPPVIYSGYLVGKVNLKSCMHLNDVISGTDNPDFVVEHVDSHYAIYATKRITIPDHPLSFGIILKDEVSSSEKIISVKLVTESKVKKTRQARELLKRTKRRWRPMPFSVHENYRGKYPCFVERIQSDTQLEYEIYYSITGQGVDQHPVGLFEINPKTGDIYITAPVDREEFPFFQLMAYAKTKDGYAPESPLDLPVIVEDDNDNAPVFTEALFCAEVLEHSKAGSVVGRVNATDRDLQGTRHTLLRYALLQQIPPSPSMFNIHPEYGIITTASNRLDRETQDHYTLIVEVRDMGGGIGALSSTGTMSVTVVDVNDYAPTFVKQSYEVEVNENESGMVILRIPILDDDLVNTSNWRALFSITQGNGLGHFNITTDPKTNEGMLRVIKAINYEETKRFVLQVAVANEVSLVTQAGTKTSGVNTIPVTVIVKDVDEGPECQPVIKEVRVKENQTAGIVVTDFPAIDPETKSSSGIQYKILTDSLSLVKVDANTGRITTAKVLDYESKDIPTHQYNVTILATDQSGKSGTCTLVMTIEDVNDNFPVVPRSEYTICQLGRTYAEIEASDDDSVPHGNPYNFALDSSRDATVTKNWRIATQDGNSARIEEIGSLPLGTYVVPMKIVDKQGYGITQEIVVRKCDCFDSLTCTNRAADKNTSLGGLAILVMVLSALLFALLLCLLTACLCGSGAGIAKGGFIDDGPQQNLLINNTEAPGADVMESNYKVPVIMVNPDIVGNAPPSGHEGGQNVSQMGQHLTQTIKQTNLHSDSTGGRLTYQSLRDGHHMMDGSRHNYGEWHSFVNTHLGDKLYMCGQDEDHQRGEDYVVPYNYEGKGSVAGSVGCCSELREDDKLDFLNQLEPKFRTLAEVCAKK